A region of Thermococcus barossii DNA encodes the following proteins:
- a CDS encoding PUA domain-containing protein codes for MEGELRYRRASSWEYDLILREAEKYGELEHHFFAVVEGKFRDVYAVNERVWAEIEGLRLKPYAYGTFVGTIKVDNLVEKFYPNVEFFYFVSVERNYAVLTPKAGFLFTTGKDVPRSGVRRYSWQGTKKLVIYDENGVLLGIGRINPESRRKFILNVTDIGEFLRRKM; via the coding sequence ATGGAGGGTGAGCTTAGGTATAGGAGAGCCTCCTCGTGGGAGTACGATTTGATCCTCCGCGAGGCCGAGAAGTACGGGGAGCTGGAGCATCATTTCTTCGCGGTAGTGGAGGGCAAGTTTCGGGACGTTTACGCGGTGAATGAGAGGGTCTGGGCCGAGATTGAGGGGTTAAGGCTTAAGCCCTACGCCTACGGGACCTTCGTCGGCACGATAAAGGTGGACAACCTGGTGGAGAAGTTCTATCCCAACGTTGAGTTCTTCTACTTTGTGAGTGTTGAGAGGAACTACGCAGTGCTTACCCCGAAGGCCGGTTTCCTCTTCACCACGGGCAAGGACGTGCCGAGGAGCGGGGTGAGGAGGTACAGCTGGCAGGGGACGAAGAAGCTTGTCATCTACGATGAAAACGGGGTTCTCCTCGGCATCGGAAGGATTAACCCGGAAAGCCGGAGAAAGTTCATCCTGAACGTCACCGACATAGGGGAGTTTCTGAGACGAAAGATGTGA
- a CDS encoding KaiC domain-containing protein, which translates to MIRRVKTGIPGMDDVLHGGIPERNVVLLSGGPGTGKSIFSQQFLWNGLQMGEPGIYVALEEHPVQVRQNMAQFGWDVRRYEEEGLFAMVDAFTAGIGKSKEYEKYIVHDLTDIREFIDVLRTAVKDIGARRVVIDSVTTLYINKPAMARSIVMQLKRVLAGLGVTSILVSQISVGERGFGGPGVEHGVDGIIRLDLDEIDGELKRSLIVWKMRGTSHSMRRHPFEITDEGIVVYPDKVLRRKAIVEAE; encoded by the coding sequence ATGATCAGGAGGGTAAAGACGGGCATCCCCGGAATGGATGATGTTCTTCACGGGGGAATTCCTGAGAGAAACGTGGTTCTTCTGAGCGGTGGACCTGGAACCGGCAAGTCCATCTTCAGCCAGCAGTTCCTCTGGAACGGTCTCCAGATGGGCGAGCCCGGAATCTACGTCGCCCTTGAGGAGCACCCCGTTCAGGTGAGGCAGAACATGGCTCAGTTCGGCTGGGACGTCAGGAGGTACGAGGAGGAAGGCCTCTTCGCGATGGTTGATGCCTTCACGGCTGGAATAGGCAAGAGCAAGGAGTACGAGAAGTACATAGTCCACGATTTAACAGACATCAGGGAGTTCATAGACGTCCTGAGAACGGCGGTTAAGGACATCGGGGCCAGGAGGGTCGTCATAGACTCGGTAACGACGCTCTACATCAACAAGCCTGCGATGGCGAGGAGCATCGTGATGCAGCTGAAGAGGGTTTTGGCGGGTCTCGGAGTCACGAGCATTCTCGTGAGCCAGATAAGCGTTGGCGAAAGGGGCTTCGGCGGGCCCGGTGTCGAACACGGCGTTGATGGCATAATCCGCCTCGATCTGGACGAGATAGACGGCGAGCTGAAGCGCTCACTGATAGTCTGGAAGATGCGCGGGACGAGTCACAGCATGAGGAGGCACCCCTTTGAGATAACCGACGAGGGAATCGTCGTTTACCCCGACAAGGTTCTCAGGAGAAAGGCAATAGTTGAGGCCGAATAA
- a CDS encoding potassium channel family protein, with amino-acid sequence MFVVIMGAGRVGYLVAKMLEEEGHDVTIIEMNKERAKELSLLINGLVIEGDATDPKTLEEANIKQADAFAALTGKDDANLLACILAKHLNPKIKTSLRISNPQNRRIFEEVTDLKRYFDFVISPEEIAAEYISRNIVTPGFDRVLFPKEGAEIVRFSINGDSEIAGKLVKELKLPRDALMVAVYDEKGNLIIPSGDTKLPESGQIIIFAKNSVLDDVKRLLEKKKPNNEN; translated from the coding sequence ATGTTCGTCGTGATAATGGGTGCCGGAAGGGTCGGCTACCTCGTGGCCAAGATGCTGGAGGAGGAGGGGCACGACGTCACCATAATAGAGATGAACAAGGAGCGCGCAAAGGAGCTCTCCCTCCTCATCAACGGTCTCGTCATTGAGGGCGACGCAACAGACCCGAAGACTCTTGAGGAGGCCAACATAAAGCAGGCAGATGCGTTCGCGGCTTTGACCGGCAAGGACGACGCGAACCTGCTCGCCTGCATACTGGCGAAGCACCTCAACCCGAAGATAAAGACTTCACTCAGGATAAGCAATCCCCAGAACAGGCGTATCTTTGAGGAGGTAACCGACCTCAAGCGCTACTTTGACTTCGTGATTTCGCCTGAGGAGATAGCAGCGGAGTACATCAGCAGGAACATAGTCACTCCGGGCTTTGACAGGGTGCTCTTCCCGAAGGAGGGAGCCGAGATAGTCCGCTTCAGCATCAACGGCGACAGCGAGATAGCCGGCAAGTTGGTCAAAGAGCTCAAACTGCCGAGGGACGCGCTCATGGTGGCGGTTTACGATGAGAAGGGCAACCTCATAATCCCATCCGGCGATACCAAGCTTCCAGAGAGCGGACAGATTATAATATTTGCCAAGAACAGCGTTCTGGACGACGT
- the speD gene encoding adenosylmethionine decarboxylase produces the protein MTEIETIGFHYVVEAAGCDPEILGNADKIREIFLEAAKIGNMEIKASYFFKFSPTGVSGMVIVAESHISIHTWPEKGYAALDVYTCGTTADPEKAVDYILEQLRAKYAHVSEIKRGIEEDDDTFTHMILTWEEALRKNGG, from the coding sequence ATGACTGAGATAGAGACGATCGGGTTCCACTACGTTGTTGAGGCTGCCGGTTGCGATCCCGAAATCCTCGGTAACGCTGACAAAATAAGGGAGATATTCCTAGAGGCGGCGAAGATCGGCAACATGGAGATAAAGGCGAGCTACTTCTTCAAGTTCTCCCCCACAGGGGTCAGCGGCATGGTCATCGTCGCTGAGAGCCACATCTCGATACACACCTGGCCGGAGAAGGGCTACGCCGCTCTCGACGTGTACACCTGTGGAACCACCGCCGACCCGGAGAAGGCCGTTGATTACATCCTCGAGCAGCTCAGGGCCAAATACGCCCATGTCTCCGAGATAAAGAGAGGCATAGAGGAGGATGACGACACCTTCACCCACATGATACTGACGTGGGAAGAGGCTCTGAGGAAAAACGGAGGTTAG
- a CDS encoding protein translocase subunit SecF — protein sequence MSKSKPKARPAAGDAVRAKKQEKLSFLARMEYKKMIMYPLAVFVIALILLAVNFPTLGIDLRGGVVVTAYGVNANPDELGRYISDKIGMEVRVEKFTGVEASGVRVYAPIGTDPLKIIEVMKEKYPNAEYTHSEVQPTFGEIAQQQGIRALVFAFLAMAVVVFLFFRNLVPSLTIIFSALSDMTIAVALMGIFGIELTTATIAALLMLIGYTVDSNILLTTKLLRRKEDSVEKAYLSAVSTGFTMSTTTLGALLILWIISTSQTIDNIAIVLIFGLLADFMNTWILNAGVLEWYLARGGKA from the coding sequence ATGTCGAAGTCCAAACCGAAGGCCAGGCCCGCGGCAGGGGATGCCGTAAGGGCAAAGAAACAGGAAAAACTGAGCTTTCTAGCGCGGATGGAGTACAAGAAGATGATAATGTACCCCCTTGCGGTCTTCGTGATAGCACTGATACTTCTCGCGGTCAACTTTCCGACGCTTGGAATAGACCTCCGGGGTGGAGTGGTCGTCACCGCCTACGGGGTGAACGCAAACCCGGATGAACTTGGAAGGTACATAAGCGATAAAATCGGGATGGAGGTAAGGGTCGAGAAATTCACCGGCGTGGAAGCCAGTGGCGTCAGGGTTTACGCACCGATAGGCACCGATCCGCTCAAGATAATCGAGGTGATGAAGGAGAAGTATCCAAACGCCGAATACACCCACAGCGAGGTGCAACCGACCTTTGGAGAGATAGCCCAGCAGCAGGGAATACGGGCGCTGGTATTTGCGTTCCTCGCGATGGCGGTTGTGGTCTTCCTGTTCTTCAGGAACCTCGTGCCATCGCTCACGATAATATTCTCCGCGCTCTCGGACATGACGATAGCCGTTGCCCTGATGGGCATCTTCGGCATCGAACTCACCACAGCCACGATAGCGGCCCTGCTCATGCTCATAGGTTACACCGTTGACAGTAACATCCTCCTGACAACCAAGCTCCTGAGGAGAAAGGAGGACTCCGTGGAGAAGGCCTATCTCTCGGCCGTTTCAACGGGCTTTACGATGAGCACCACAACGCTGGGTGCCCTGCTAATCCTCTGGATAATCTCGACCTCACAGACGATAGACAACATCGCCATAGTCCTCATCTTCGGTCTGCTCGCGGACTTCATGAACACCTGGATTCTCAACGCGGGCGTGCTCGAGTGGTACCTAGCCAGGGGTGGTAAAGCATGA
- a CDS encoding YkgJ family cysteine cluster protein has product MRFEPRPFTGPVPFRCLYCLDCCRGRHIYLTLDDIERIARAGYDPEEFVTFSIEGNKIRFVLAVREWDLGCVFHDPETGKCRIHDVNPIICRIYPFMVSRKPLGVEGERPFHYKGQELWLYYDESCPGINAEEPEVEITPEEIAELGLEFERKFERTDMEGLARLMDELER; this is encoded by the coding sequence ATGAGGTTCGAACCGAGACCCTTCACAGGGCCAGTGCCCTTCAGGTGCCTCTACTGCCTCGACTGCTGCAGGGGGAGGCACATTTACCTCACCCTTGATGACATAGAGAGGATAGCGAGGGCCGGGTACGACCCCGAGGAGTTCGTGACATTCTCCATCGAAGGCAACAAAATCCGCTTCGTCCTCGCGGTGAGGGAGTGGGACCTGGGATGCGTCTTCCACGACCCTGAGACAGGGAAGTGCAGGATACACGACGTCAACCCTATAATCTGCCGCATCTACCCCTTCATGGTATCTAGGAAGCCCCTCGGCGTCGAGGGTGAGAGGCCCTTCCACTACAAGGGGCAAGAACTGTGGCTCTACTACGACGAGAGCTGTCCAGGGATAAACGCCGAAGAGCCGGAGGTTGAGATAACGCCTGAGGAGATAGCGGAGCTCGGTCTTGAGTTTGAGAGGAAGTTCGAAAGGACCGACATGGAGGGCCTCGCGAGGCTCATGGATGAGCTCGAAAGGTAG
- a CDS encoding preprotein translocase subunit SecD: MKRRTKKLLLNWRIILLTLFLVGSIATLALKPLTFGIDISGGVALVAQTEHPVDTKTMQLVVDSLQKRLNTLGLRDITVEAQGDQIVLIKVANVTSPEEAERIKNVIESQGVFYMEFSGVIFGTGNDVEYVGIYQIKPDNSWSVPFRISKSAAEKFAELAYGKKGWPVDMFLDPPVNSLMVVPESVYKAMNSSEFNAEAPEAPTLMERIAKAFNISVVAYANQSADEIAKLAQGKEKIVLVDVPQELQTQLEEMNLTVRYVPRAQGESDHALIVRVLGLYGPYSLGEGLTVGEPQQDVQITGSAPDRLTAEQEASTIYTVLKSGSLPVKLTVVGMEFISPRLGEGFRTQAVYAGIGALITVLLIVYFHYRNWKIAIPVASTSLFEAIIILGFAALIRWNLDLPSIAGIIAAIGTGVDQQIVITDELLGGEKTTKISRRSSVLKRMGRAFFVIFASAATTIAAMSFLLVYFVGTLKGFAFTTILGVLIGILITRPAYAEIAKYLLGED, translated from the coding sequence ATGAAGAGAAGAACCAAAAAGCTTCTCCTCAACTGGAGGATAATCCTGCTCACTCTCTTCCTCGTAGGTTCGATAGCGACCCTCGCTCTCAAACCCCTCACCTTCGGTATAGACATAAGCGGCGGTGTTGCTCTCGTTGCCCAGACGGAGCATCCCGTTGATACCAAGACCATGCAGCTCGTCGTCGATTCCCTTCAGAAGAGGCTGAACACCCTTGGCCTGAGGGACATAACCGTTGAAGCCCAGGGAGACCAGATAGTCCTCATCAAGGTTGCCAACGTCACGTCGCCGGAGGAAGCGGAGAGGATAAAGAACGTCATTGAGAGCCAGGGTGTCTTCTATATGGAGTTCAGCGGGGTGATCTTTGGAACAGGAAACGACGTTGAATACGTTGGCATCTATCAGATAAAGCCCGACAACAGCTGGAGCGTCCCGTTCAGAATTTCAAAGAGCGCCGCCGAGAAGTTCGCCGAGCTGGCCTACGGCAAGAAGGGCTGGCCCGTTGATATGTTCCTTGACCCGCCGGTTAACTCCCTCATGGTCGTCCCGGAGAGCGTTTACAAGGCCATGAACAGCTCGGAGTTCAACGCAGAAGCACCGGAGGCACCGACGCTCATGGAGAGAATAGCTAAGGCCTTCAACATAAGCGTCGTCGCCTACGCCAACCAGAGCGCCGACGAGATAGCCAAGCTCGCCCAGGGCAAGGAAAAGATAGTCCTCGTTGACGTCCCGCAGGAGCTCCAGACCCAGCTCGAAGAGATGAACCTCACAGTTAGATACGTCCCGAGAGCCCAGGGCGAGAGCGACCACGCCCTCATAGTCCGCGTTCTCGGTCTCTACGGCCCGTACTCCCTCGGTGAGGGGCTCACGGTTGGAGAGCCCCAGCAGGACGTCCAGATAACCGGAAGCGCCCCGGACAGACTTACGGCCGAGCAGGAGGCAAGCACGATATACACCGTCCTCAAGAGCGGTTCGCTCCCGGTCAAGCTCACGGTCGTTGGCATGGAGTTCATCTCTCCGAGACTCGGAGAGGGCTTCAGGACGCAGGCAGTCTATGCTGGAATAGGCGCGCTCATAACTGTGCTTCTCATCGTCTACTTCCACTACAGGAACTGGAAGATAGCCATCCCCGTTGCCTCAACCAGCCTCTTTGAGGCGATAATCATCCTAGGCTTCGCGGCACTTATCAGGTGGAACCTGGACCTCCCGAGTATAGCCGGTATCATCGCGGCAATAGGTACTGGCGTTGACCAGCAGATAGTCATAACCGACGAGCTCCTCGGCGGGGAGAAAACCACGAAGATAAGCAGGCGCTCAAGCGTGCTCAAGAGGATGGGAAGGGCGTTCTTCGTTATCTTCGCCTCGGCGGCAACGACGATAGCTGCCATGAGCTTCCTGCTGGTGTACTTCGTCGGGACGCTCAAGGGCTTCGCCTTCACGACGATACTGGGCGTGCTGATAGGAATCCTGATAACCAGACCGGCCTACGCTGAAATAGCCAAATACCTCCTCGGTGAGGACTGA